The Tripterygium wilfordii isolate XIE 37 chromosome 21, ASM1340144v1, whole genome shotgun sequence genome segment AAATAAGCTCTCCTTCAAGGAACATGTGACAAACAGGAAAGGCACCAGGCTTTGTCTTAGTCActtgaaacaaaacatggtcagAATTCCATTTTGAAGTGTCCATATGACAACTACCAAAGCCTTCCACTTTATCTCCCTTATCACCTTCAAgtgaaaccctaaaaaccctaacttCACTACCATACAATTGGTGATGGCAATAGTAAACCACATAAGGATAATCCATCAAGTGACATGCCATCGTTTTTCGAGCTCGAAACCATTCGAATCCCAAAATTTTGTAACTCTCCGATGTACCAAGTGATGTAGAATCATGTGTTGTGGTTAGGACTAAGGGCTCGGGGCTCGGTACGAAAATGTTTCTTGCAAAATCAAGCAAGGACTCTAAGGAAGTCGCGCAAGTCTTGATCTCTCCCTCAGTAGGAGGA includes the following:
- the LOC119988263 gene encoding BURP domain-containing protein BNM2A-like is translated as MTPQSAHKILILFLLFLKCIHGSGMMMHGSGMMMHGDHHYMHSNQEEAVRSVGLLTMDDMKVGNTIKVKLPFDDTSSSHFLPKDVADSIPFSSSELPNILKLFSFSEDSSKASAMKETLIKCEDPPTEGEIKTCATSLESLLDFARNIFVPSPEPLVLTTTHDSTSLGTSESYKILGFEWFRARKTMACHLMDYPYVVYYCHHQLYGSEVRVFRVSLEGDKGDKVEGFGSCHMDTSKWNSDHVLFQVTKTKPGAFPVCHMFLEGELIWVQPI